The following proteins come from a genomic window of Novosphingobium sp. P6W:
- a CDS encoding MFS transporter: protein MKSPSAALQPRDGRAGWVVVFAAMIGLAMGLSPLPFYTVGMFAPELQGAFGWTFASLMGAITVQSLVVMATGPMAGFAVDRLGPRPVALVSLVLFGLTFMSLSLSNGNLWIYYAQWMLMSVVGAGTLTATWTYTVNGWFEKHRGLAIGVASTGTGITGFLVKPFAAWLIGDFGWRTAFVVIGALPIVIGVPVVALLFRERGERAAVGGAAPVIVEGGATLREALHDRRFWIMTFAFLLIAFALTAPTPNLENILKTRHFALAEIGAITAGFGLSVIAGRVIGGWLLDRFWAPGCALVILVMPALGSFMLAQPQVDTSHAVLSVIALGLGAGFEFDLLAYLIARYFGRRNYGTIYGCFYTVIAFGGGMGPVVYGWAFDTMGRYDAALMAGVGCLVAGGISLLAMGRYPVWQEEPAA, encoded by the coding sequence ATGAAATCCCCTTCAGCAGCTCTGCAACCACGCGATGGACGTGCGGGCTGGGTGGTGGTCTTTGCGGCCATGATCGGACTGGCGATGGGGCTGAGTCCGCTGCCATTCTACACCGTCGGCATGTTCGCGCCGGAGCTTCAGGGCGCGTTCGGCTGGACATTCGCCTCGCTGATGGGCGCGATCACCGTCCAGTCGCTGGTGGTCATGGCGACCGGACCGATGGCCGGCTTCGCAGTGGACCGGTTGGGGCCGCGTCCGGTGGCGCTGGTTTCGCTGGTGCTGTTCGGGCTGACGTTCATGAGCCTGTCGCTCAGCAACGGGAACCTCTGGATCTATTACGCCCAGTGGATGCTGATGTCGGTGGTGGGCGCAGGCACGCTGACGGCGACCTGGACCTACACCGTCAATGGCTGGTTCGAGAAACATCGCGGGCTGGCGATTGGCGTCGCCAGCACCGGCACGGGCATTACCGGGTTTCTGGTCAAGCCTTTCGCCGCTTGGCTGATCGGCGATTTCGGCTGGCGCACCGCCTTCGTGGTGATCGGCGCGCTGCCTATCGTGATCGGCGTGCCCGTGGTTGCGCTGCTTTTTCGTGAACGCGGGGAGCGGGCTGCGGTAGGCGGAGCGGCGCCAGTCATCGTGGAAGGCGGGGCGACGCTGCGCGAGGCGCTGCATGACCGGCGTTTCTGGATCATGACCTTCGCATTCCTGCTGATCGCCTTCGCGCTGACCGCGCCGACGCCCAATCTCGAAAACATCCTCAAGACCCGCCACTTCGCCCTGGCTGAAATTGGCGCGATCACCGCCGGGTTCGGGCTTTCGGTGATCGCCGGGCGCGTGATCGGGGGCTGGCTGCTGGACCGCTTCTGGGCACCGGGCTGCGCGCTGGTGATCCTCGTGATGCCTGCGCTGGGTAGCTTCATGCTTGCACAGCCGCAGGTCGATACCTCGCACGCGGTGCTTTCGGTGATCGCGCTGGGGCTTGGCGCGGGTTTTGAGTTCGACCTGCTGGCCTACCTGATCGCCCGCTATTTTGGCCGCCGCAACTATGGGACGATCTATGGCTGCTTCTACACCGTGATCGCGTTCGGCGGCGGAATGGGGCCGGTGGTCTATGGCTGGGCCTTCGACACGATGGGGCGGTACGATGCGGCTCTGATGGCGGGGGTCGGCTGCCTTGTGGCCGGCGGGATATCACTGCTTGCCATGGGCCGTTATCCGGTATGGCAGGAGGAGCCGGCGGCTTGA
- a CDS encoding isochorismatase family protein — protein MSIVGTKMVSDGKTARQIFEEVMANPARTKFGFGEKLAIVNVDFQNAYTRIDEFKTAYETDPHQIEYTNTISALARAKGMPVIWTHVAYAEDASDAGVWGTRTNTPDSLQNIKYESRRHAFDERCEIDPADMIYNKRMPSAFFETPLQSLLIWHKVDTVVITGGSTSGCIRATAVDSLSRGYRTIVPIETCADKHESYHFANLTDLQLKYADVEPVQTVIDWLEAR, from the coding sequence ATGAGCATCGTCGGTACGAAGATGGTCAGCGACGGCAAGACCGCCCGCCAAATCTTCGAGGAAGTCATGGCCAATCCCGCGCGCACCAAGTTCGGCTTCGGCGAGAAGCTGGCGATCGTGAACGTAGATTTCCAGAATGCCTATACCCGGATCGACGAGTTCAAGACCGCCTACGAAACCGACCCACACCAGATCGAATACACCAACACGATCTCGGCCCTGGCCCGCGCCAAGGGCATGCCAGTGATCTGGACCCATGTCGCCTATGCCGAGGACGCCAGCGATGCAGGCGTCTGGGGCACCCGTACGAACACCCCGGATTCGCTGCAGAACATCAAGTACGAAAGCCGCCGCCATGCTTTCGACGAGCGCTGCGAGATCGACCCGGCCGACATGATCTATAACAAGCGCATGCCCTCGGCCTTCTTCGAGACGCCGCTGCAGAGCCTGCTGATCTGGCACAAGGTCGATACCGTGGTCATCACTGGCGGCTCGACCTCGGGCTGCATCCGCGCCACGGCGGTGGATAGCCTCAGCCGTGGCTACCGCACCATCGTGCCGATCGAAACCTGCGCCGACAAGCACGAAAGCTACCACTTCGCCAACCTGACCGACCTGCAGCTCAAGTATGCGGACGTCGAGCCGGTGCAAACCGTGATCGACTGGCTGGAGGCCCGCTGA
- a CDS encoding GntR family transcriptional regulator, with translation MTKQGLAPNSRESRNASAPRESSESAFRGKYVLDRATAVPLYHQIYLMLRDEILSGQRPYGSAMPTEAEVSEFYSVSRITARRVLNDLADQNYVERKRRLGTRVVFKSPAKPLEANIDQAVDSLLALGQGTTVNVISVEKREATATVASALQLEVGAEVIRAVRVRCLDGVPIGYVVSYVPGALEAIVNENLLVRAPILKLLDDAGFRAKHAEQTIGAMLADVLCVERLNVEPLSAILRITRTVYDGQDKPFLRTYAHYRSDRFNIRMDLQNPGGD, from the coding sequence TTGACTAAGCAGGGGCTGGCCCCGAATAGCAGGGAAAGCCGGAATGCCAGCGCGCCGCGTGAAAGTTCCGAATCGGCCTTCCGGGGGAAATACGTGCTCGACCGCGCAACGGCAGTGCCGCTCTATCACCAGATCTACCTGATGCTACGCGACGAGATTCTCAGCGGCCAGCGGCCTTATGGCAGCGCCATGCCGACCGAGGCCGAAGTATCCGAATTCTACAGCGTGTCGCGCATCACCGCGCGCCGGGTGCTGAACGATCTGGCCGATCAGAACTACGTGGAGCGCAAGCGCCGCCTCGGCACGCGGGTGGTGTTCAAATCTCCTGCCAAGCCTCTTGAGGCGAACATCGACCAGGCGGTGGACTCGCTGCTGGCGCTGGGGCAGGGCACCACCGTCAACGTCATTTCGGTAGAGAAGCGTGAGGCGACCGCCACCGTCGCCAGCGCGCTGCAACTCGAAGTGGGGGCCGAAGTGATCCGCGCCGTGCGCGTGCGCTGTCTCGACGGGGTGCCGATCGGCTACGTCGTCAGCTATGTGCCGGGCGCGCTGGAGGCGATCGTCAACGAGAATTTGCTGGTGCGCGCGCCGATCCTCAAGCTGCTGGACGACGCGGGCTTCCGGGCCAAGCACGCCGAGCAGACCATCGGCGCCATGCTGGCCGACGTGCTCTGCGTGGAGCGTCTTAACGTCGAGCCGCTTTCTGCCATCCTGCGGATCACACGGACGGTCTACGACGGTCAGGACAAGCCGTTCCTGCGCACTTACGCGCATTACCGTTCAGACCGCTTCAACATCCGTATGGACTTGCAGAACCCCGGCGGCGATTGA
- a CDS encoding NAD(P)-dependent alcohol dehydrogenase, with the protein MKAYQLGAQTGLSSLTPVTRPDPVAGPGEAVLKVRYVSLNNRDLQILEGRYGAKKPEDRVPFSEGIGEVVALGEGAAGIAVGDRAVLSHFIAWGDGPFDMRYFGTDVGITQDGWMAEYLKVPASALVRVPESLADEQAAALAAATLTAWHAVVEVGQVKAGDLVVALGTGGVAMAALQIAKANGAFVAITSSSDEKLDQARKAGADFTVNYSKNPDWAAELMKQTGGRGADIVVETGGQHTLPQSINACAVNAHIVLVGVGSADGPLPNYGAIIGKNLVIKGIAAGSRGMLVRLLRAMEANPFAPVVDRVFGFDEAVAACEYLKSGNHLGKVLIRVS; encoded by the coding sequence GTGAAAGCCTATCAGCTCGGCGCCCAGACCGGATTGTCCTCGCTCACCCCCGTCACCCGCCCCGATCCCGTAGCCGGGCCCGGTGAAGCGGTGCTCAAAGTCCGCTATGTTTCACTTAACAACCGCGATCTGCAGATCCTCGAAGGCCGCTACGGCGCGAAGAAGCCGGAAGACCGCGTGCCCTTTTCCGAAGGCATCGGCGAAGTTGTCGCGCTCGGCGAAGGCGCGGCCGGCATCGCCGTGGGCGACCGCGCAGTGCTTTCGCACTTCATCGCCTGGGGCGACGGCCCGTTCGACATGCGCTACTTCGGGACCGACGTGGGCATCACCCAGGACGGCTGGATGGCTGAATACCTGAAGGTCCCTGCGTCCGCGCTGGTCCGCGTGCCCGAAAGCCTGGCCGATGAACAGGCCGCCGCGCTGGCCGCCGCAACGCTGACGGCATGGCATGCGGTCGTCGAGGTGGGCCAGGTCAAGGCGGGCGATCTTGTCGTCGCACTGGGCACCGGCGGCGTCGCCATGGCCGCGCTGCAGATTGCCAAGGCCAACGGCGCTTTCGTTGCCATCACCTCGTCGAGCGACGAGAAGCTCGACCAAGCCCGCAAGGCCGGCGCCGACTTCACGGTGAACTACAGCAAGAACCCCGACTGGGCGGCCGAACTGATGAAGCAGACCGGCGGACGCGGCGCCGACATCGTCGTCGAGACCGGCGGCCAGCACACCCTGCCGCAATCGATCAATGCCTGCGCGGTCAATGCCCATATCGTCCTTGTCGGCGTGGGATCGGCCGACGGCCCGCTCCCGAACTACGGCGCGATCATCGGCAAGAACCTGGTCATCAAAGGCATCGCCGCTGGCAGCCGCGGCATGCTGGTGCGCCTGCTGCGCGCCATGGAAGCCAACCCCTTCGCCCCAGTTGTCGACCGCGTGTTCGGTTTCGACGAAGCTGTGGCAGCTTGCGAATACCTGAAATCCGGCAACCACTTGGGCAAAGTGCTGATCCGCGTTTCCTGA
- a CDS encoding FAD-binding oxidoreductase encodes MTTDLAPLFDALRAILGSDELLSDPVSLRLHGSDLLAEGADCVMVVRPSSVEALAAAVGMIGRTGIAMAPRGGGLTYVRGYTPTDRRFAAIDLSRLDRVISVSEEDMIVTVEAGATWKQVHDALAPLGLRLPFFGTFSGSRATVGGGLSNGALFLGTARHVSAAEAVVGMEVVLADGSLLHTGQKAVALAPLPFMRTFGPDTTGLFVHDAGALGIKARVSLRLIRAPRHNGFLSFGFERQADGIAALCEIARSDLAEDAYMMDPDKTRTALSGPTDLVRDVRVLAKVARQERGLFKGLKAGAKLAMAGRSFIDAGCHSLHLVLAGRSEAAVEADMAEARAIAARFDGRELADSIPRAGRADLFVPVDGMILGPDADRWIALNAKVPHSEAMRLTDEVEALLSRYKSALDAASVTVSRLLTVMGTHAFSYEPVLNWRDAWLPLHRDILGAAPRFAEPAAAPDARALVMKVRGELIALFARLGAASNQIGRTYPYASVLRPEARGLLEALKRAVDPQGVMNPGALEL; translated from the coding sequence ATGACCACTGACCTTGCCCCGTTGTTCGATGCGCTTCGAGCTATCCTTGGCAGCGACGAACTGCTGAGCGACCCGGTAAGCCTGCGCCTTCACGGCTCCGACCTGCTGGCCGAGGGCGCGGATTGCGTCATGGTCGTGCGTCCGTCTTCGGTCGAAGCTCTGGCCGCCGCAGTCGGGATGATCGGTCGGACCGGGATCGCCATGGCCCCGCGCGGCGGCGGCCTCACCTATGTGCGCGGCTACACGCCAACCGACCGCCGCTTCGCCGCGATAGACCTCTCTCGCCTCGACCGGGTGATCTCGGTCAGCGAGGAGGACATGATCGTGACGGTCGAAGCAGGCGCGACCTGGAAGCAGGTACACGATGCGCTGGCCCCGCTTGGCCTTCGCCTGCCGTTCTTCGGCACGTTTTCCGGCAGCCGCGCCACTGTCGGCGGCGGGCTTTCGAACGGAGCGCTGTTCCTTGGTACCGCGCGCCATGTCTCCGCCGCCGAAGCGGTGGTCGGCATGGAAGTGGTGCTGGCGGATGGCTCGCTGCTCCACACCGGGCAGAAGGCCGTGGCACTTGCCCCGCTGCCCTTCATGCGCACATTCGGCCCGGACACCACCGGCCTGTTCGTCCACGATGCCGGCGCGCTGGGCATCAAGGCGCGGGTGAGCCTGCGGCTGATCCGCGCGCCCCGGCACAACGGTTTCCTGTCGTTCGGCTTCGAGCGCCAGGCGGACGGCATCGCCGCGCTTTGCGAGATCGCCCGAAGCGATCTGGCTGAAGACGCCTACATGATGGACCCGGACAAGACCCGCACCGCCCTCTCCGGCCCTACAGACCTCGTCCGCGACGTTCGCGTACTAGCCAAGGTCGCACGGCAGGAGCGCGGTCTTTTCAAGGGCCTGAAGGCAGGCGCGAAGCTGGCGATGGCAGGCCGCTCGTTCATCGACGCGGGGTGCCATTCGCTGCACCTCGTCCTTGCCGGGCGCAGCGAGGCGGCGGTTGAGGCAGACATGGCCGAGGCGCGCGCGATTGCCGCGCGCTTCGATGGACGCGAACTGGCGGATTCGATCCCCCGCGCAGGCCGGGCCGACCTGTTCGTGCCGGTGGACGGCATGATCCTGGGCCCCGATGCCGACCGCTGGATCGCACTCAACGCCAAAGTGCCGCATAGCGAGGCCATGCGGTTGACCGATGAAGTGGAAGCTCTGCTTTCCCGGTACAAATCCGCGCTGGACGCTGCGAGTGTCACCGTTTCGCGCCTGCTGACGGTGATGGGCACCCATGCCTTCAGTTATGAGCCGGTGCTCAACTGGCGCGATGCCTGGTTGCCGCTGCACCGCGACATCCTCGGCGCCGCCCCCCGTTTCGCCGAGCCGGCCGCTGCGCCCGATGCCCGCGCTCTCGTGATGAAGGTGCGCGGCGAACTGATCGCGCTGTTCGCCCGGCTGGGCGCCGCCTCCAATCAGATCGGGCGGACGTATCCTTATGCCTCGGTACTGCGACCGGAAGCACGCGGGTTGCTCGAAGCGCTCAAGCGCGCGGTCGATCCTCAGGGCGTGATGAACCCCGGAGCGTTGGAACTCTGA
- a CDS encoding polysaccharide deacetylase family protein, with product MTLDPNYIEYPRRALGYDHALYPYSALPNRKPLAWPGGKSVATWIVVSLEWFPITPSDTPFRAPGHMQTAYPDYRHYTSREYGTRVGFYRLLDAFAKAGIKVSVAANGAIAQRYPSIIRDVVEAGHEVIAHSTDMNGTIDSTLPVEEECALIRDSIAALSDVTGTAPRGWLSIARSQSFATPDLLVEAGIEYCCDWANDELPWAFANGLVNLPLNHELSDRQILNVQQQSVDSYAQQMLDAHDWLRAEAETQGGARLLPLHLTPYIMGLPYRMDAFERLLADLAARPQTWFARGSDILDSFRSQM from the coding sequence ATGACCCTCGACCCCAACTATATCGAATACCCCAGGCGCGCCCTGGGCTACGACCACGCGCTGTATCCCTACTCGGCCCTGCCGAACCGCAAGCCGCTGGCATGGCCCGGCGGCAAGAGCGTGGCGACCTGGATCGTCGTCAGCCTCGAATGGTTTCCGATCACGCCAAGCGACACGCCCTTTCGCGCGCCGGGGCACATGCAAACCGCTTATCCGGATTACCGGCACTATACCTCGCGCGAATATGGCACGCGCGTCGGCTTCTACCGCCTGCTCGATGCTTTCGCCAAGGCGGGCATCAAGGTTTCGGTCGCCGCGAATGGCGCCATCGCCCAGCGTTACCCTTCGATCATCCGCGACGTGGTGGAGGCCGGGCACGAAGTCATTGCCCATTCCACCGACATGAACGGCACCATCGACTCCACCCTCCCGGTGGAGGAGGAATGCGCCCTCATCCGGGACAGCATCGCCGCGCTTAGCGACGTGACCGGCACCGCCCCGCGCGGCTGGCTCTCCATCGCCCGCTCGCAAAGTTTCGCCACGCCCGACCTGCTGGTCGAGGCCGGGATCGAATATTGCTGCGACTGGGCCAACGACGAACTGCCCTGGGCCTTCGCCAATGGCCTGGTCAATCTGCCGCTGAACCATGAATTGTCGGACCGGCAGATTCTCAACGTCCAGCAGCAGTCGGTGGACAGCTATGCCCAGCAGATGCTCGACGCGCACGACTGGCTGCGCGCGGAAGCCGAAACGCAAGGCGGCGCGCGTTTGCTGCCGCTGCACCTCACACCCTACATCATGGGCCTGCCCTACCGCATGGACGCCTTCGAGCGCCTGCTGGCAGACCTCGCCGCGCGCCCGCAGACATGGTTCGCGCGCGGATCGGACATTCTCGACAGCTTCAGGAGTCAAATGTGA
- a CDS encoding alpha/beta fold hydrolase, with the protein MSTTTATRIERRYVTAQGRQVHYRVCGQGPAVVLLHDSPRSSRLHSPAMKMLASRFRVFALDTPGYGNSDPLTAPEPTILDFAEALGETLAALGLERAPLYATHTGAKIALALAARGGKMPLLVLDGLSIPDAPAPESFISAYMRPFQPDASGAYLAAEWVHVRDMLRWFPWFSHKAESRIAMDPPSAEWLEDYGIDLFSAGPHYSGAYAAAMRWSPWDDLLAVKVPTLVAAKSDDVLYAYLDKVPTDRNPMLSLERLGSDRGEWLDWLAARLTQATAAAAPPPAQDNAPRGYVDLPQGQLHWRRGGAQSGRTALILSAPTTLEALDWARELGADRPTLVPDLPGFGDSDPLPEPCADAMADCLALLIERLGCGPVDVLAIDLAAPIGARLASRHPALVQALAIHGAPPLGAAAAAAMLAATSPQIAFDPHAGTHLHRTWHMLRDGQVQWPWYGLSQQAARKTGVVPEPMAMLAALTGVLKQRQHYGQTAEAALRACDAASWAEVSVPALVSLGGDPSQGEAAEIAALMPQGRTLQLPADRAQAAPLLLAAMGAHLAVAS; encoded by the coding sequence ATGAGCACCACGACCGCCACGCGAATTGAGCGCCGCTATGTGACTGCGCAGGGCCGGCAGGTTCACTACCGCGTCTGCGGCCAGGGCCCGGCGGTTGTCCTGCTGCACGATTCCCCGCGATCCTCGCGGTTGCACAGTCCGGCGATGAAAATGCTCGCCAGCCGGTTTCGCGTCTTCGCGCTGGACACCCCGGGCTATGGCAATTCCGACCCGCTGACGGCGCCCGAACCTACCATCCTCGATTTCGCAGAAGCGCTTGGCGAAACCCTGGCGGCCCTGGGGCTTGAACGCGCCCCCCTCTATGCAACGCACACCGGCGCCAAGATCGCGCTGGCCCTGGCGGCGCGCGGCGGAAAGATGCCGCTGCTGGTGCTGGACGGTCTGTCGATCCCCGATGCGCCGGCGCCGGAGAGCTTCATTTCCGCCTACATGCGCCCGTTCCAGCCCGATGCCAGCGGTGCCTACCTCGCTGCGGAATGGGTGCATGTGCGCGACATGCTGCGCTGGTTCCCGTGGTTCTCGCACAAAGCCGAAAGCCGCATCGCCATGGACCCGCCCAGCGCGGAATGGCTGGAAGACTACGGCATCGACCTGTTCAGCGCTGGCCCGCACTATTCCGGCGCCTATGCCGCCGCGATGCGCTGGAGCCCGTGGGACGATCTGCTGGCCGTCAAAGTCCCCACCCTGGTCGCGGCCAAGAGCGACGATGTGCTTTACGCCTACCTCGACAAGGTGCCCACGGACCGCAACCCCATGCTTTCGTTGGAACGCCTCGGCAGCGACCGGGGCGAATGGTTGGACTGGCTGGCAGCGCGGCTGACGCAGGCAACTGCTGCGGCGGCCCCGCCCCCCGCACAGGACAATGCACCGCGCGGCTATGTGGACTTGCCGCAGGGGCAGCTCCACTGGCGCAGGGGCGGCGCGCAGAGTGGGCGCACGGCGCTGATCCTTTCCGCCCCGACCACGCTGGAAGCGCTCGACTGGGCGCGCGAACTTGGCGCAGATCGTCCGACGTTGGTGCCTGATCTTCCCGGCTTCGGCGATTCCGATCCCCTCCCCGAACCATGCGCCGATGCCATGGCCGATTGCCTTGCCCTGCTGATCGAACGCCTGGGCTGCGGCCCGGTGGACGTGCTTGCCATCGACCTTGCAGCGCCGATCGGCGCAAGGCTGGCGTCCCGCCATCCCGCGCTTGTCCAGGCACTGGCAATCCACGGCGCGCCGCCGCTGGGTGCTGCCGCCGCAGCGGCGATGCTGGCCGCAACTTCTCCGCAGATCGCCTTCGACCCTCACGCCGGCACCCACCTCCACCGCACATGGCACATGCTGCGCGATGGCCAAGTGCAATGGCCCTGGTACGGTCTCTCGCAGCAGGCCGCGCGCAAGACCGGTGTCGTGCCCGAACCCATGGCCATGCTAGCCGCCCTGACCGGCGTACTAAAGCAGCGTCAGCATTACGGCCAAACTGCCGAGGCCGCACTTCGCGCCTGTGATGCGGCGAGCTGGGCCGAAGTGAGCGTACCCGCACTGGTCAGCCTGGGCGGCGATCCGTCCCAGGGTGAGGCGGCCGAAATCGCCGCGCTGATGCCTCAAGGCAGGACACTGCAACTGCCGGCCGACCGCGCGCAGGCCGCCCCGCTGCTCCTCGCCGCAATGGGCGCGCACCTCGCGGTGGCCTCGTGA
- a CDS encoding MFS transporter — protein MTQAAAEATVWPRRSYAWYVLALLTLAYALAILDRVSIALLIEPLQKSLAIDDTQFGLLQGMAFSVVYSVLGLPLGMLSDRSRRVPLLLGGLTLWSLATIGCSLASTFHELFLARMMVGVGEAALVPVATSLIADYFTPGVRPKAYGLFVTGSSLGTAAAMALGGLFLDWADGLIASLPAIFGHMQAWQVVFVLCGAPGLVLALLLLLTVREPARQGSTQATQPLSLRPILHLFAQRPGAFALFMLGSVLNLVCVYAIVGWFPALFIRVHGWGAAETGKILGTYGLPVSVFAAVNSGWVIAWLARRGHKDAPILCAMGCAASMAVFGTLSCLAPSGSLALAGYLLNALFLNWNTSAVYSGFAQITPNHLRAQVMALQTIASGLVALTAGNFIVGFLSDTVFTGRTGIAWSLGSVFFACGLGAFFVLMAARRSFREAAADLAALEPAR, from the coding sequence GTGACCCAGGCCGCCGCCGAAGCTACGGTGTGGCCGCGGCGTTCCTATGCCTGGTATGTCCTTGCCCTGCTGACCCTGGCCTATGCGCTGGCGATCCTCGACCGCGTTTCGATCGCATTGCTGATCGAACCGCTGCAAAAATCGCTGGCGATCGACGACACCCAGTTCGGACTGCTGCAAGGCATGGCGTTCAGTGTCGTCTACAGCGTCCTTGGGCTGCCTCTAGGTATGCTCAGCGACCGGTCCAGGCGCGTGCCATTGCTGCTGGGCGGGCTTACCTTGTGGAGCCTCGCCACCATCGGCTGCTCGCTTGCCTCGACCTTCCACGAACTGTTCCTTGCGCGGATGATGGTAGGCGTGGGCGAAGCCGCGCTGGTCCCGGTGGCGACCTCGCTGATCGCCGATTACTTCACACCGGGCGTCCGGCCCAAGGCTTATGGCCTGTTCGTGACCGGCAGCTCGCTCGGCACGGCGGCGGCGATGGCGCTGGGCGGCCTGTTCCTCGACTGGGCGGACGGGTTGATCGCCTCGCTTCCCGCGATCTTCGGCCATATGCAGGCGTGGCAGGTTGTCTTCGTGCTTTGCGGAGCGCCGGGACTGGTGCTGGCGCTGCTCCTGCTGCTGACCGTGCGCGAACCTGCACGCCAAGGCAGCACGCAGGCCACCCAGCCGCTAAGCCTGCGCCCGATCCTGCACCTTTTCGCCCAGCGGCCCGGTGCGTTCGCGCTGTTCATGCTGGGGTCGGTCCTCAACCTCGTCTGCGTTTACGCCATCGTTGGCTGGTTTCCCGCACTGTTCATCAGGGTTCATGGCTGGGGCGCGGCGGAAACGGGCAAGATACTCGGCACATACGGCCTACCGGTGTCGGTTTTCGCGGCGGTGAACAGTGGCTGGGTCATCGCGTGGCTGGCGCGGCGCGGCCACAAGGATGCGCCGATCCTGTGCGCGATGGGCTGCGCGGCCTCTATGGCGGTATTCGGCACGCTATCGTGCCTTGCCCCAAGCGGCAGCCTAGCACTGGCCGGATACCTGCTCAACGCGCTGTTTCTCAACTGGAACACCTCGGCGGTCTATTCCGGTTTTGCGCAGATCACCCCCAACCATTTGCGCGCCCAGGTCATGGCGCTGCAGACTATTGCCTCAGGGCTGGTAGCCCTGACGGCGGGCAATTTCATCGTCGGCTTCCTGTCCGACACCGTATTCACCGGAAGGACCGGCATCGCCTGGTCGCTGGGCAGCGTGTTCTTCGCCTGCGGGCTCGGCGCCTTCTTCGTCCTCATGGCGGCACGACGCAGTTTCCGCGAAGCCGCAGCCGATCTCGCCGCCCTGGAGCCTGCCCGATGA
- a CDS encoding polysaccharide deacetylase family protein: protein MRAGMQEGQADPGLYDFSPYRDRSPFSWPDGKKVAVWVSPNLEYYEIDPPANPHRKSWAKPHPDVVGYAHRDHANRVGHWRMAEVMSKHGFPGSVSLSVALCQHHPEVVADANERGWEFFSHGIYNTRYSYGMDEAQERAIIEDSIRTVREATGQTIRGWLAPALTHTPRTLDLIAQYGLDYTCDLYHDDQPQRVNTASGDLISMPYSLEVNDHYGFFIYNMSPREYAQTLIRQYERLAAEPSGTVMCIPLHSYLIGQPHRIGAFEEVLRHIAADGRAWITRSGDIADAWRAVHTGEPAA, encoded by the coding sequence ATGCGCGCCGGAATGCAGGAAGGTCAAGCTGATCCCGGCCTCTACGACTTCAGCCCCTACCGGGACCGCTCGCCATTTTCATGGCCGGACGGCAAGAAGGTGGCTGTCTGGGTCTCGCCCAATCTCGAATATTACGAGATCGATCCCCCCGCGAACCCGCACCGCAAGTCCTGGGCAAAACCGCACCCCGACGTAGTGGGCTATGCGCACCGCGACCATGCCAACCGCGTGGGCCACTGGCGCATGGCCGAAGTGATGAGCAAGCACGGCTTTCCCGGCTCGGTCAGCCTCTCGGTAGCGCTGTGCCAGCACCACCCTGAAGTCGTGGCGGACGCCAATGAGCGTGGCTGGGAATTCTTCAGCCACGGCATCTACAACACCCGCTATTCCTACGGCATGGACGAGGCGCAGGAGCGCGCGATCATCGAGGATTCGATCCGCACTGTGCGCGAGGCGACCGGCCAGACGATCCGCGGCTGGCTGGCCCCCGCGCTCACCCACACACCGCGCACGCTGGACCTGATCGCGCAGTACGGGCTCGACTACACCTGCGATCTCTACCACGACGACCAGCCCCAGCGCGTCAACACGGCGAGCGGTGATCTGATCTCGATGCCCTACAGCCTCGAGGTCAACGACCACTACGGCTTCTTCATCTACAACATGAGCCCGCGCGAATATGCGCAGACGCTGATCCGCCAGTATGAACGGCTTGCCGCCGAGCCTTCGGGCACGGTCATGTGCATACCGCTGCATTCCTACCTGATCGGCCAGCCGCACCGCATCGGCGCCTTCGAGGAAGTTCTGCGCCACATCGCCGCCGATGGCCGCGCCTGGATCACCCGCTCGGGCGACATCGCCGATGCGTGGAGAGCCGTTCACACCGGGGAGCCAGCCGCATGA